The Desulfovibrio sp. TomC genome includes a window with the following:
- a CDS encoding glycosyltransferase family protein, with translation MAGPTTFNILMYSHDTYGLGHLRRTMAIAEHLRHRGVNILILTGSPLAGRYEIPEGIDYVRIPGMIKKTNEEYLPLSIKINARHALNIRRNIIVATAKAFQPHLFIVDKAPMGLRREVIPTLKWLKRRQPRTRTILGLRDVMDDAASTIREWREKGVYEVLDQYYSEIWVYGNQELYDPVVEYEIPDNISRKMVFTGYIPRRVPAPQAMTPIRREERLGLAEKLVVVTTGGGGDGYPLMDAYLRMLEEGGGPEHRVIFVTGPFMPRPERELVAKRAAKVKARFYHFYRRMETLMGLADAIVTMGGYNTTCEILSQGKPSLVVPREVPRLEQRIRAEVLSRQGLIEFLPWDELCADGIREKLTRLLADPQPYKDAMTRFPFTGLKIISERLSVFRQEACRPDGGIDSPSSR, from the coding sequence ATGGCCGGCCCCACCACATTTAATATCCTGATGTATTCCCACGACACCTATGGTCTGGGACACTTGCGTCGCACCATGGCCATTGCCGAGCATCTGCGCCATAGGGGCGTCAACATCCTGATCCTTACCGGCTCGCCCCTGGCCGGCCGCTACGAGATCCCCGAAGGCATCGACTACGTGCGTATTCCGGGCATGATCAAAAAGACCAATGAGGAATACCTCCCCCTTTCCATCAAGATCAACGCCCGCCACGCCTTGAATATCCGCCGCAACATCATCGTGGCCACGGCCAAGGCCTTCCAGCCCCACCTGTTTATCGTGGACAAAGCGCCCATGGGCCTTCGCCGCGAGGTGATCCCGACGCTCAAATGGCTCAAGCGCCGCCAGCCGCGCACCCGCACCATCCTCGGGCTTCGCGACGTCATGGACGACGCGGCCTCCACCATCCGGGAATGGCGGGAGAAGGGCGTCTACGAGGTCCTCGACCAGTACTATTCCGAGATCTGGGTCTACGGAAACCAGGAACTCTACGACCCGGTGGTCGAATATGAAATTCCGGACAATATCAGCCGCAAAATGGTTTTTACCGGCTACATCCCGCGCCGGGTGCCGGCCCCCCAGGCCATGACGCCCATCCGGCGCGAGGAACGCCTCGGGCTGGCGGAAAAGCTCGTGGTGGTGACAACCGGCGGCGGCGGCGACGGCTATCCGCTCATGGACGCCTATCTGCGCATGTTGGAGGAGGGGGGCGGCCCGGAACACCGGGTCATCTTCGTCACCGGCCCGTTCATGCCCCGGCCCGAGCGCGAACTGGTGGCCAAGCGCGCCGCCAAGGTCAAGGCCCGGTTCTACCATTTCTACCGGCGCATGGAGACGCTCATGGGGCTGGCCGACGCCATCGTGACCATGGGCGGCTACAACACCACCTGCGAAATCCTCTCCCAAGGCAAACCGTCCCTGGTGGTGCCCCGGGAGGTCCCCCGCCTGGAACAGCGCATCCGGGCCGAGGTCTTAAGCCGCCAGGGCCTGATCGAGTTTCTGCCCTGGGACGAACTCTGCGCCGACGGCATCCGTGAAAAACTCACCCGCCTCCTGGCCGATCCGCAGCCCTACAAAGACGCCATGACCCGGTTTCCGTTCACCGGCCTGAAAATCATCTCCGAGCGGTTAAGCGTCTTTCGCCAGGAAGCCTGCCGTCCTGATGGCGGTATCGACAGCCCCTCCAGTCGCTAG
- a CDS encoding LysE family translocator translates to MLGFFLKGATIGAVIAMPFGAVGMLCLGRAMSRGLRVRLLSGMGAAAADAFYGAVAAFGLTFVSDFLAAHAAVLQGGGGLFLVAMGLRLLLTKPPDLARADRKGSYAGAFASAFVLTLTNPMTVVAFVAIFAGFGLGQPEAQSGEAAAVVAGIFGGAMVWWAAIALGGKMLRNRLLAHIRTLRRVFGALLMAFGLWALWNAGMGMA, encoded by the coding sequence ATGCTCGGATTTTTTCTCAAGGGTGCGACCATCGGCGCGGTCATTGCCATGCCGTTTGGGGCGGTGGGGATGCTGTGTCTGGGCCGGGCCATGTCCCGGGGGCTGCGGGTGCGCCTCTTGTCGGGCATGGGCGCGGCGGCGGCCGATGCGTTTTACGGGGCGGTGGCCGCGTTCGGGCTGACGTTTGTCTCGGATTTTCTGGCTGCCCACGCCGCCGTGCTCCAGGGGGGCGGCGGCCTGTTCCTGGTGGCCATGGGGCTGCGTCTGCTGCTGACCAAACCGCCCGATCTGGCACGGGCGGACCGTAAGGGCAGTTATGCCGGGGCCTTTGCCTCGGCGTTTGTGCTCACGCTCACCAATCCCATGACCGTCGTGGCCTTTGTGGCCATTTTCGCCGGCTTCGGCCTGGGTCAGCCCGAGGCCCAAAGCGGCGAGGCGGCGGCGGTGGTGGCCGGGATTTTTGGCGGGGCCATGGTCTGGTGGGCGGCCATTGCCCTTGGCGGCAAGATGCTGCGCAACAGGCTGCTGGCGCACATACGCACCCTGCGCCGGGTGTTTGGAGCGCTGCTTATGGCCTTCGGGCTGTGGGCGTTGTGGAATGCCGGAATGGGAATGGCCTAG
- a CDS encoding Hsp70 family protein: MAAAIGIDFGTSNSSVGLLKNGLPCLVELEDNRQTIPSAIFYDTEENAVLFGNEAIALYVSSCEGRFLRSLKSILGSSLINESTEVGYKNILFKDIIVSFIAHLKKRAEAAAGQAVESVVMGRPVWFVDGDEQADALAQGHLEEIARKAGFQHIIFQYEPIAAALDYEQSAAQEELALIVDIGGGTSDFSVVRVSPDRRGQRDRKQDILANAGVHIGGTDLDVKLSLEQVMPLFGYRTQTRSLFPGDAILDVPATYYRELATWHKIVFLYNNRALQSVKNMHYHAAQQDLVERLVRIIQKQDGHRLASDVEAAKMMLSEQDAASIALNYVEKGLRVSVSRSRFERSIENEKERIVAQIQECLKQAGIAAASVHTLFMTGGSTAIPRIAQACRQAVPAARIVAGNRFGSVGMGLTIDAGIKFGKGNQGHC, from the coding sequence ATGGCGGCGGCTATTGGAATCGATTTTGGCACATCGAATTCTTCTGTTGGGTTGTTGAAAAACGGTCTTCCTTGCCTCGTCGAATTGGAAGACAACAGGCAGACAATTCCAAGCGCCATTTTTTATGACACGGAAGAGAATGCCGTGTTGTTTGGCAATGAGGCGATCGCCTTGTACGTGAGCAGTTGCGAGGGGCGTTTCTTGCGATCGCTCAAGAGTATCCTGGGGAGCTCGCTCATCAATGAGTCGACAGAAGTCGGCTATAAAAATATTTTATTTAAAGATATCATCGTAAGTTTTATAGCACACTTGAAAAAGAGAGCTGAAGCCGCCGCCGGCCAAGCTGTCGAGAGCGTGGTCATGGGGCGGCCCGTTTGGTTCGTGGACGGCGACGAACAGGCCGACGCGCTGGCCCAAGGTCATTTGGAGGAAATTGCCCGGAAAGCCGGGTTTCAACATATCATTTTCCAGTATGAACCAATAGCCGCGGCCCTTGATTATGAACAGTCGGCGGCGCAGGAAGAGCTGGCCCTGATTGTCGATATCGGCGGCGGAACGTCTGATTTCTCGGTCGTCAGGGTGTCGCCGGACAGGCGAGGGCAGCGGGACAGGAAGCAAGACATCCTGGCCAACGCCGGCGTGCATATCGGCGGAACCGATTTGGACGTGAAGCTCAGTCTCGAACAAGTCATGCCGTTATTCGGCTACAGAACGCAGACCAGGAGCCTTTTCCCCGGCGATGCCATATTGGACGTGCCGGCAACCTATTACCGGGAACTGGCGACCTGGCATAAGATAGTGTTTTTATACAACAACAGAGCACTGCAAAGTGTAAAAAACATGCACTATCATGCCGCGCAGCAGGATCTGGTGGAACGGCTGGTCAGGATTATTCAAAAGCAGGACGGGCATCGGTTGGCCAGCGACGTTGAAGCCGCAAAGATGATGCTTTCGGAACAGGATGCCGCGTCGATTGCCTTGAACTACGTGGAGAAGGGCCTTCGCGTCTCGGTTTCACGAAGCAGGTTTGAACGCAGCATTGAAAATGAAAAAGAACGGATTGTTGCGCAAATTCAAGAATGTCTCAAGCAAGCCGGCATTGCTGCTGCAAGTGTCCATACGCTCTTTATGACCGGCGGCTCTACGGCGATTCCGCGCATAGCCCAAGCATGCAGGCAGGCCGTGCCTGCGGCCCGGATCGTTGCCGGCAATCGATTCGGCAGCGTCGGCATGGGGCTGACCATTGATGCGGGAATCAAATTTGGAAAGGGAAACCAGGGGCATTGTTGA
- a CDS encoding DinB family protein, giving the protein MKNLFLTQALYNRWANARLAAELNKLSPEQLTATSAVNFGSILAIANHLVLADRLWLTRFTGQGAPVPSVDAVPYAALPALAAARVVEEDRTIAFFRALDPASLGDTLAFTTTDGRPMALPLAVCISHFFNHQTHHRGQMHGLLGACGIKTADIDLLGFERETGAYAALL; this is encoded by the coding sequence ATGAAAAACCTGTTTCTCACCCAGGCCCTGTACAACCGCTGGGCCAATGCCCGCCTTGCCGCTGAGCTTAACAAGCTTTCGCCCGAACAACTCACGGCGACCTCGGCCGTCAATTTCGGGTCCATCCTGGCCATTGCCAACCATCTGGTCCTGGCCGACCGGCTGTGGCTCACCCGGTTTACCGGCCAGGGAGCGCCGGTCCCGTCCGTGGACGCCGTGCCCTATGCCGCCCTGCCCGCACTGGCCGCCGCCCGCGTCGTCGAAGAAGACCGGACTATCGCCTTTTTCCGCGCCCTTGACCCGGCCAGCCTTGGCGACACCCTGGCCTTCACCACCACCGACGGCAGGCCCATGGCCCTGCCGCTGGCCGTCTGCATCAGCCATTTCTTCAACCACCAGACCCACCACCGGGGCCAGATGCACGGCCTGCTCGGGGCCTGCGGCATCAAGACGGCGGACATCGATCTGCTCGGCTTTGAGCGCGAAACCGGGGCCTACGCCGCCTTGCTGTGA
- a CDS encoding cytochrome b/b6 domain-containing protein → MSDNTTGKFYLYTRYERFWHWLQAALILALAATGFEVHGTFSLLGYKRAVAVHSALGVTWLVAFAFFVFWIATTGEWKQYVPTTKKMFAVVRYYGYGIFLGQPHPCPKTPDAKHNPLQRLTYLALAAALLPFMMVTGLLYYLYNDWAALGLGGLGLSGVALAHLIGAFAILAFLVVHVYMTTTGHTPLAHITAMCTGWEDVQAEKPEEWEKRTA, encoded by the coding sequence ATGAGCGACAACACCACCGGCAAGTTCTATCTCTACACCCGCTACGAGCGTTTCTGGCACTGGCTGCAGGCGGCGTTGATCCTCGCCCTGGCCGCCACCGGCTTCGAGGTCCACGGCACGTTTTCGCTCCTTGGCTACAAGCGGGCCGTGGCCGTCCACTCGGCCCTGGGCGTGACCTGGCTCGTGGCCTTTGCCTTCTTCGTCTTCTGGATCGCCACCACCGGGGAATGGAAGCAGTACGTGCCGACGACGAAAAAGATGTTCGCCGTGGTGCGCTACTACGGCTACGGCATCTTCCTCGGCCAGCCCCATCCCTGCCCCAAGACGCCCGACGCCAAGCACAATCCGCTCCAACGCCTGACCTATCTGGCGCTGGCTGCCGCGCTGCTGCCGTTTATGATGGTCACGGGGCTGCTCTACTATCTCTACAACGACTGGGCCGCCCTGGGCCTTGGCGGCCTCGGGCTTTCGGGCGTGGCCCTGGCCCATCTCATCGGCGCGTTTGCCATCCTGGCCTTCCTGGTGGTCCACGTCTACATGACCACCACCGGGCACACGCCCCTGGCCCACATCACGGCCATGTGCACAGGTTGGGAAGACGTCCAGGCCGAAAAGCCGGAAGAATGGGAGAAGCGGACGGCCTGA